In Pantoea agglomerans, the genomic stretch TGTCGCAGTTTGTGGCGTTCTTCAACTGGAGCAACATGGGCAAGTTTATGGCCATCGGGCTGACCGACGTGCTGGAGAGCGCGAGTATCAGCGGCGCGCCCGCCTTTCTCGGCCTGATGTTCCTGTCGGCCTTTCTCTGTATGTTTATCGCCAGCGGATCGGCGATATGGTCGATCCTCGCGCCGGTATTCGTGCCGATGTTTATGCTGCTCGGCTTTCACCCCGCCTTCGCCCAGATGATCTTCCGTATTGCCGACTCGGCGGTGCTGCCGCTGGCGCCGATGTCGCCCTTTCTGCCGCTGTTTCTCTCCTTTCTGCAGCGCTACCTGAAAGGTGCCCAGCTCGGCACCTATTACGTGCTGATTTTCCCCTATCCGGTGGTCTTCTTTATCACCTGGATCGCGCTGCTGCTCGCGTGGTATGCGCTGGGGCTGCCGATCGGGCCGGGCGTCTGGCCGCAGATGCCTTAGCGCTCTCGCCAGGGAGGGCGAAAAGTGCAACGTACGTTGCTAAAAACTCACCAACACCCCTCTCGGCAAGGATCGCCGAATTGATTATTCTGCTGTTTCTTCGCTTGCTAACGGTCACTATTTTTATAACGTCGCCACGCCGTTAGCGAGACAGGCAAACACCGTCACACCGAGGTTAATAAAATAATGACAACCACCTGCACTTCAGGGATGGCGCCGGGGTGCGCTGCGCCGTCGCCGAATAACAGCTTAGCGGCGCGCATCGACGCCCTGCCTTCGTCACGCGGCTTATGGCGTTTTATTACGCTGCTGGCGCTCGGCGGCTTTTTTGAGCTCTACGATCTGTTCGAAACCGGCTATATCAGCGCCGGGCTAGTGGCCGCCGGTATCTTCCACACCGGCAGCGCGGGCGTGTTCGGCATCGCCGATCAGGCCGCCTTCGCCTCCGCCACCTTTCTCGGCCTGTTTGTTGGCGCCAGCCTGCTTGCGCCCTGGGCCGACCGCTTCGGTCGCCGCCTGACGTTTATGTGCGCGCTGGCGTGGTATGGCGTTTTCTCGCTGCTGATGGCCTTCCAGCAGAGCGCGGAGATGATTATTCTGTTCCGCTTTCTGGTGGGCATCGGCCTCGGCATCGAGCTGGTGACCATCGACACCTATCTTTCAGAATGGGTGCCGACGCATCTGCGCAGCCGCGCCTTCGCCTTCTCTTTTTTCGTGCAGTTCCTCTCGGTGCCAACGGTGGCGCTCATGTCCTGGTGGCTGGTGCCGCAAACACTGTTAAGCCTCGAAGGGTGGCGCTGGGTGGTGATTGCAGGGGCACTCTGTTCGCTGATTATCTGGTTTATCCGCAAAGATCTGCCGGAGTCGGCGCGCTGGCTGGCGCAGCAGGGCCGTCATCAGGAGGCGCATCAGGTGCTGAGCGCGATGGAGAAACGCTGCGGCGTCGCGCCCGGCGCAGATTTTCCGCCGGATGACGCGGCGGCGCAGCTGCCGAAACGCGGCCGCTTCAGCGAGATCTGGGCGCCCGCCTACCGCAAGCGTACCCTGATGCTGGTGGTGATGAACTTCTTTCAGGCGATCGGCTTTTTCGGCTTCGGCAACTGGCTGCCCGCGCTGCTGTCGGGCAAAGGCGCGACCGTCACCCACAGCCTGCTCTACGCCTTTTTTATCACCCTCGCCTACCCGCTCGGCTCGCTGATCTGCAGCCGCTACGCTGACAGGATCGAGAACAAATGGCAGATTGTTTTATCCTGTCTGATGACGGTGGTGTTCGGCACGCTGTTCGCCTTCCAGACTAATCCGGTGCTGCTGATACTCTGCGGCTTTCTGATCACCTACTCCAACGCCTGGCTGACCTTTAGCTATCACGCCTACCAGACGGAAATTTTTCCCACCCATATCCGCGCCCGCGCGGTCGGCTTTTGCTACTCTTTTAGCCGCCTCTCAACGGTGTTCAGCAGCATTCTTATCGGGATGATTTTGCAGTATGCGGGCAGCCAGGGCGTTATCGCCTTTATCGTGCTGAGTATGCTGATGGTGATGCTGTCGGTGGGGGTTTACGGGCCAAAAACGCGCGGGATCGATCTGGAGAATATTTAAGTGGAATAAAGGCGCTCCAGCCTGAGCCGGAGCGCCGTGATACAGGATTACTGATTTTCGAGCTGGTGGATATCCGCGCTGCCCTGATAAGGCTGAATAGTCTTATCTTTACGCAGCTTCGCCACATCCTTCGCCGTGACGTCTGACTTGCCGCCGTTGCCCCAGCTGGTGCGGATAAAATTCACCACGTCCGCGACCTGCTGATCGTCCAGCCGCCAGCCGAACGCCGGCATGGTAATGGTGGTCGGCGCGCCTTTCACGCCGGGCAAGGTGCCGCCCGCCAGCACGATATGGATCAGCGAGGTGGGATCCTCGGCCATCACCACCGGGTTGCCGCGCAGCGCCGGGAAGAAGCGCTGATAGCCGCTGCCGTCAGTTTTATGACAGGCCGCGCAGCTATCAACATAGACCGAGGCGCCGGTCGCGCTGTCGTCGCCTTTCCACAGCGCTTTCGCCGTGGCGTCATCGACGCTAAACGCAGCCTGGTTCGGGTCCTTCGCGCCGAGCGACTTCAGATAGTGGGCGATCGCCGCGATATCCTTATCGCTGAGATGCTGCAGGCTGTGCTCAACCACCTCGGTCATGCCGCCAAACGCAGCGGTATGGTCGTTGCGACCGTAGCGCAGGAACTGACGCAGATCCTCTTCGCTCCAGCGGCCCAGCCCGTCACGGTTATCGCCGCGCAGATTGCTGGCGGTCCAGCCGTCAATCGGCGCGCTGCTGCCCGCCAGATAGTCGCTGCCTTCACCGTTGTTCAGGGCTTTCTCCTGCATGGTGATGCTGCGCGGCGTATGACAGGCACCACAGTGGCCCAGCCCTTCCACCAGATAGCGCCCGCGCGCCAGCTCAGGATCTTCCTGCGCCGCCGGCTGGAACGCCTTCACGTCCGGCGCGAACATCGTGCGCCAGATAGCCAGCGGCCAGCGCATTGACAGCGGCCAGGGAATGTCGCTTTTATGGTTAGCCTGCTCCACCGGCGCCACGCCGTGCATAAAGTAAGCGTAGAGCGCCTGCATATCTTCGTCGCTTACCACCGCATAAGAGGGATAAGGCATCGCTGGATAGAGGGTATCGCCATTCTTCGCCACGCCGTGACGCACCGCCTTCTGGAAGTCGTCGTAGCTGTAGTCGCCAATACCGGTCGCTTTGTCCGGCGTGATATTGGTGGAGTAGATGGTGCCGATCGGCGTCGCCATCGGCAGGCCGCCGGCGAAAGGTTTGCCATCTTTGCTGGTGTGACAGGCGACGCAGTCGCCCGCGCGCGCCAGATACTCGCCGCGTTTTACCCGATCGCCGCCGTTGTCGTCCGCCAGTGCGGCAAAGGTCATCGTGCCCAGAATCAGGGCCAGTAAGCCGTTTTTCATCGCCATTTCCTTATGCCTGCACCAGTGGACCCGGGTTTTTCAGATACTGTTCGCGGATCGCTTTCGCCGACCAGTAGGTCAGCGCCGCCACCATGCCCGTCGGGTTATAGCCCAGCCCCTGCGGGAAAGCGGAGGCGCCCGGTACAAAGACGTTCGGCACGTCCCAGCTCTGCAGATAGCGGTTAACCGCGCTGGTTGAGGGATCCTCCCCCATAATGGCGCCGCCGCTGATGTGCGTAGTCTGATAGACCGTGGTGTCGAAATGGCTGCCCGGCTTTTTCGCGCCGCCGATAATCATCTTCGGGCTCATCGCTTCGGCAATTTTATGCATCTTGCCCACCATAAACTGCGCCATTTTGATGTCGTTATCCTGCCAGTCAAAGGTCATGCGCAGCAGCGGCTGGCCGTGGGCATCTTTGTAGTTGGGATCGAGATCGAGGTAGTTCACGCGGTAGGACTGGTGCGCGCCGTGGGCGTCCATCGAGACGTGGTGCGTATAGGTATCCGCCACCGCCGCTTTCCACTTGCTGCCCCAGTTCGGCGTGCCGGTTGGGGTCGGCAGGCCAGAGATCGGTTTGGTACCCGCCTGGTTGACCCAGAACGGCGAGCCGCCGACGAAGCCGTGCGGCCCGTGGTCGAAGTTGTCGGCGTTGAAGTCGTCGACGCCAACGCCCGCGCCGCCCGCGCCGATAAAGGGGTTGGTGGTGGTATTTTTGTCGAACAGCGCCTTCAGGGTCGAGATGTTCTGATAGGCAAAGTTGCGGCCGACGGTGCCTTCGTTGGTGATCGGGTTATAGGGCTTGCCGATGCCGGAGAGCAGCATCAGGTGGACGTTGTGGAACTGGAACGCTGACAGGATCACCAGATCCGCCGGCTGCACCACCTCACGCCCCTGCGCGTCGACATAGGTGACGCCGGTGGCGCGCTTTTTGTCGTCGGTCAGGTTGACGCGCAGCACGTAAGAGTTATTGCGCAGCTCGAACTTCGGCTCCTGGCGCAGCGCAGGCAGGATATTCACGTTCGGCGACGCTTTCGAGTACATGTAGCAGGCGTAGCCGCTGCAGTAGCCGCAGAAGTTGCACGGCCCCATCTGTGCGCCGTAGGGGTTGGTGTAGGGGCCGGAGGTGTTGGCCGACGGCAGATCGTAGGGGTGATAGCCCACCGACTTCGCCGCCTCGGCAAACAGCTGCGCCGAGTAAGTGCGCTTCTGCGCCGGCAGCGGGAATTTATCGGAGCGATCCGGCGCAAACGGGTTGCCGCCCTTATCTTTGCCGACTACCTGCCCTTTAATGCTCCACGGCGTGCCGGAGGTGCCGAAGACTTTTTCCGCCTTGTCGAAGAACGGCTCCAGCTCATCATAGGTGACGCCAAAATCCTGGATAGTCATCCCTTCCGGGATAAAGTTTTTGCCGTAGCGCTCTTCATAGTGGCTGCGCTGGCGCAGCTCGGTCGGATCGACGCGGAAGTGGACGCCAGACCAGTGCAGCCCTGCGCCGCCGGTGCCGGTGCCCGGCAGAAAGGCGGCCAGCTCGCGATAGGGAACCGCCGTCTGCGAGGCGTCGTGACGGATAGTCACGGTGCTTTTCGACAGATCCTGGAACAGCTTTTTGCGAATATTGTAGGTCAGCTCGTCAATCGACTGCGGATAGGAGCCGTCTGGATAGGTGTCGCGATGCGGGCCGCGCTCCAGCGCCACCACGTTCAGACCCGCTTCGGTCAGCTCTTTCGCCATAATTGCCCCGGCCCAGCCGAAACCAACAATCACCGCGTCTGCTTTTTTCATCTCGTTTGCCATGTTACGCACGCTCCCCGCGAATCGATACTGACGGGAACGGATAGCGTTCGCCGCGCTCTACCCAGTCCATAAAGTCGGCGCGCGCGCCTGGGAAGCCGATCAGCTTCCAGCCCACCATATTCTGGTTGCCGCCGTGAATCGGGTCGCTGAAGAAGCCTTCGCGGGTGTTCTGGATCAGAAAGGCGAAGAAGGTTTTCGCCGGCAGCTGGCGGAAATCGGCCTCACCGCTCTCCATCGCCTGCAGCAGTGCGTCCTGTTGCTCGCCGCTGAGATCGGCAAAGACCTTGCCGTGCTGGCGCTTGCTGTAGTCGTCGGCGTCCGCCAGTCCCAGACGGTAGATCTGCTGCGGCACCAGCGGCAGCTGATAGCCCAGCTCTTTCGGCAGGTCCGGATTGAACGGCCCCTGCATATACCAGTTGGCACCGGTGGCGTAAGGGGTGTTCATCTGGCGGTCGATAAATTCCGGCACGCCCGCTTCCAGCGCGCCTGGGCCGCGCTCATCATTGGGGATCAGGCGGGCGACAGCAGCCTTGATAAAGGTGAACTCTTCTGCGGTAAACCAGCTGGGCTGGTAGTCGCGCGCCGGCTGCGCCGCTGCGGGATCGGCAGCCTGCACCGCGGGTGCCATGCTGAAGCCGCCGACGACGGCGCTGCCCGCCGCCATCGCTGGCGCCAGCGCAATGGTTCTTAACAGAAAATCCCTGCGTGTCTGCCCACGTTTTTGTTCTGACATGACATTGCCTCAGTACCGCTTATAATGCGGCATGAAAGTTAAACAGTTGCGTTGTAATGGTTTTTTTATGCGGATTAAGGGTTACAGCAGCACTGTTACCGGTAACAGCGGCCGCTAGTGTAACACTGTTGTGGTGAAACATTTAGTTCGCCGAAACAAATTCGCACAAATTCATTAACATCTCGTCGAAATGCTTTACCTGACGCACCGGATAACTGTCACCACCAGAAACAACACTCAACAGACAGATAATGCTAAAAGACGTTATAAAAGAGTGCACACAACAGCGGAGAGCCTATGTTTAAGTCCTTTTTCCCCCGGCCAGCGCTGTTTTTCAGCTCGGCAGCGATCTGGAGTCTGATCGCGATTTTTGCCTGGTTCGGCTTTGCCGATGACCTGCCGTCCCGCTGGCCAGCGCTGCATGCCGCCGTCCAGCAGCCGCTGCCGACCACGGCCGCGCGTTTTATCGCCCCCAGCCAGCTCTGGTTTTATGGCTACTACTGGATAGTGGTGGCGATCTTCGCCCTGGCCTGGCGGGTTATTGATAACCATCCCTGGCAGCGCTGGTCGGTGTGGGGATCGGCGCTGATTATCTTTGTCACCTGGTTTGGCGTGCAGGTCGGCGTCGGCGTCAACGCCTGGTATGGCCCGTTTTACGATCTTATTCAGCAGGCGCTGACCAAAGCAGGGTCGGTGCCGATTAGCCGTTTTTACGCGGAAGTGATGGCTTTTCTCGGCATAGCCCTGATAGCGGTGGTGATTGGCGTGATGAACTCGTTCTTTATCAGCCACTGGGTGTTCCGCTGGCGTACCGCGATGAACAACTACTATATGCACAACTGGCAGCGCCTGCGTAAGGTCGAAGGCGCGGCGCAGCGCGTGCAGGAAGACACCATGCGCTTCGCCAGCACGCTGGAGGACTGGGGCGTGAGTTTTATTCAGGCGATTATGACGCTGGTGGCCTTTTTGCCGGTGTTGATCGGCCTGTCGCATCACGTTAAGGATGTGCCGATTCTCGGCAATATCCCCTATGCGCTGGTGATCGCTGCGCTGCTCTGGTCGCTGTTCGGCACGGCGCTGCTGGCGCTGGTAGGCATCAAGCTGCCGGGGCTGGAGTTCCGCAATCAGCGGGTCGAGGCGGCCTATCGTAAAGAGCTGGTCTACGGCGAAGATAATGCCGATCGCGCGACGCCGCCGACGGTGCAGGCGCTGTTCAGCCGCGTACGCTTTAACTATTTCCGCCTCTACTTTCACTATCTCTACTTTAATATCACCCGCATTCTCTATCTGCAGGTCGATAACGTATTCGGCCTGTTCGTGCTGTTTCCCTCTATTGTGGCGGGCACCATTACGCTCGGGTTGCTGAACCAGATCACCAACGTTTTCGACCAGGTGCGCTCCTCATTCCAGTACCTGATTACCTCCTGGTCGACGCTGGTGGAGCTGATGTCGATCTACAAACGTCTGCGCAGTTTCGAGCAGATTCTGCAGGATATCCCGCATCAGGAGATGATGCGCGAAGCGGCGGAAAACGAGTAGCCACTGAAGCTGTCCCCACGGCGGGGACAGCTCCGCCCGGCATCACACCAGCGCGGCGAAAACCTTCTCCACGGCCCAGGCGCCGGGATCTTTTACCCCATCCAGCGTCTGCTGATTAAGGTAGGAGGCGCGTCCCGCTCTGGCGCTCTGCATCTGCGCGGTGGAGTCGGCGCCCTGCGCCGCCGCCACTGCCGCCTCCGCCAGTGAGCTGCCCGCCGATAGCGCCGCCAGCGCCGGCTCCAGCGCATCCACCAGCGTACGGTGGCCAATCTGCGCGCCGCCGTAGTGCTTCATCTGCTCCAGCCCCTGCGTCAGCGCCTGCGGCAGCGTGCCCCCCTCCGCCAGCCGCTGCCCCGCCGCGGTAAACAGAATCGACATCAGCACGCCGCTCGAGCCGCCCATTACCGTCGCCAGCTGCTCGCCCACCAGCGCGAACAGCGTCGGCAGATCCGCCAGCGGCAGCTGCTGCGCCTCCAGCGCGCTTTTCACCTTGCGCGCGCCGGCGGCGAAGGTCGAACCGGTGTCGCCGTCGCCTACTTTCGCGTCCAGCGCGTTCAGCTCCGCTTCGAGATCGATCAGCGTCTGCGCCACGCGGTCAACTATCTGCGCCGTGCGTTCGTCCTGAGAGGGGGTAAATTCAACGTTGCTGACCACGCGCTGGCTGCTCAGCGTGGTCACTGACTCCACCGCATGGACTGGCGCCCAGCCCAGCACCTCGACCGGCGCTTTCAGCGCCTCGAGAAACGCCGCTTCCACCTGCAGCACCGTCAGCGAAAAGCCTTTCATATCGAGCGCGCTTACCAGGGTCGCCGGGCCGATCAGATGGCTGATCTGCGCCGCCAGCGGGCTTTTCAGCACGTCGCGCGTTACCAGCGCCAGCTCCAGCATCGAGAAGCCGCCGAGGTTGTTCACCATCAGCACCGCGCGGGTGCCGGAAGAGAGATGTTTAGCCAGCTTCTCCGTCATAAGAGTGACCAGCTGCTCGCTGTTTTGCGTATCCAGCGTAATAACGCCCGGCTCGCCGTGAATGCCCATACCCAGCTCGCTCTCGCCCTCTTTCACGCGGTTGTCGCGCTTTTCGCCGGGAATATGGCAGGTGGAAAAGGCGACGCCAATGCTCGCCGTGCCCTTGATGGCGCGCTGCGCCAGGGTTTTCACCTGCGCCAGCGACTGCCCCTGCTCTGCGGCGTAGCCGGCGATTTTGTGGATCAGGGCGGTGCCGGCGATGCCGCGCGGCTGCGGGTTGTCCGGCAGGGCGATATCGTCCTGCACCATTACCATCTCTACCTGGTAGCCCATCGCGCGCGCCTTCTCCGCCGCCAGGCCGAAGTTAAGCCGGTCGCCGGTGTAGTTTTTCACAATCAGCAGGCAGCCGGCGTCGCCGGTGACGTTGATAATGGCGCTCAGCACCGCGTCGACGCTGGGAGAAGCGAAAATATCGCCGCAGACCGCCGCGGTCAGCATCCCTTTGCCAACGAAGCCGGCGTGCGCCGGTTCATGCCCCGAGCCGCCGCCCGAAATCAGCGCCACCTTGCTTTTGTCCCAGTCGTTGCGCACCACCACCCGAATATCGTCGCCTAAGTCGAGGCGGCTGAGGTTATGCCACGGCGTGCTCAGCAGCACGCCCTCTATCGCTTCGTTGACCAGATTATTTTTTTCATTCATCAGGAACTGGCTCATTGCATCTTCTCCAATGGTGTTGATGCCGCCAGGCAGCGGCACGCTAATAAAGGTAGCCGAAGAAATGCAAAGGGCGGCGCAGCGGCCGCCCCTGAAGAGGAGGGTCAAATTAAAGCGCGATACGCATCACGCTGTCGGGATCCTTCGGTGGTTCTTTGCGCGACCCCGGCTGCTTGACGCTGACGTAGAGCGTGCTGCCGTCGGCGGAGAGCGCCAGGCTGTTAGGCAGCCCTGCGGTTTTAACGCTGCGCTTCACTTTATAGCTGCTGGCGTCGATGATGCTGACCTCGCCCGCTTTGCGGTGCGTGACGTAGAGTTCGTTGCGCTGCGCATTGAACAGCACCGCCAGCGACTCAGGCACCGCGATCCCCTGGATCACCTTGCGATCGCGCAGATCGACCACCAGCACCTGCGGCTGTTTTGAATCGCTGAGGAAGGCGCGCTGGCCCTGCGTATCGAGCGCAATATTCAGGAAAAAGTGTTCTTTGTCACCGCTGATTTTCTCACGCTGTTCAATCGCGTTGGTGCGGGTGTTGATGGTAACCAGCTCGCCGTCGGCGTTGGTCACGTAGAGTTTTTGCCGCTCGCTGTCGAGCGCCAGGCCGGTGGCCATTTTGCCGGTGTTCGGCACCACGCTGATAAGCTGCAGGGTTTTGCCATCCACCACCCAGACCACGCTCTGCGGCCCCAGTCCGGTGACGTAGACGCGGTTGGTTTTGGTATCAACGGCGATCTCGCGCGGCTGCAGCGGGCGCACGCCCTCGCCGCGCTGGCGGCCGTCCAGCACCAGCGTGTTGATCACCTTGCCGCTCACGGCGTCGATGGCGGTCAGCGCGCTGCTGACCGTATTGCCAATGTAGAGCACGTTGGTTTGCGGGTTAATCGCCGCGCCAAAGCTTTTCAGCTCGGTGGGGATGGTTTGTTTAATCGCCAGGTTTTGCGCATCGAGGCGGAACACCGCGCCGCCCGGCGCGTCTCTGCCCTGTGATGCGGCAAGGAACAGCGTATTGTCGCTGGGGCTAAAAGCGAGTTCATAGGCGCCTTTGCCGATCGGCTGGGTAAGGTCGTTCGCATGCGCCAGCATGCCGGAAGCGGAAAAGAGCGCGGTGGCGAGCAGCGTCACACGCAGCGCAGAGGATAAGGATTTCATGATCTCTCCATAGCAAAAATTCACCGCCGTCAGGCAGTGCTGGAAAGCTCACATTGCAAACCAGACAAAAAAGCGAAACGGCCCTAAGGCCAGCAGAGACAGTTTTTTTGGCAAATCATAAGGATTTATCGCCGAAAGGGAAGCGGTTTCACCCGCTTAAACGCCGCCAGGACGCCCGCAGGCGTCCTGTCAGCAACAGCCGGTCAGGCTTATTTCAGCAGTTCAGCCGTCATATGTACGCCGTTGTTGGTGTAGGCTTCGGTCACTTTGTAAGATGCGCCCGCTTCTTTCGCCTGCGCCGCGATTTTGGCTTCCGCACCGTCAAGGGTAGAGTCGGTAGCGGTGACGCTCTGCGCAAAGCTGGTCAGGGGAAGAACAGAGAGAGCGATAACAGCAGCAAAAGTTTTGATAGTTTTCATGGTCAATTCCTCGGTAGATGTTTATTCAGGTAAGGCGTGTCGCCTTGTTGATATGAATAATAGACCGGGGAAGCTGCTGCTGATAGCGGAGATAATTGCCGTTCTTTATCAAATTTACTGAAAGTCAAAGCGCACATTAGGTGTAGCGGCGCCGCAAAAGGTTAACCCACTGGCATAAAGAAAAAGGGCAGCATATTTTGCTGCCCATTTACCTGTTAGCCGTGATGTCGCACGCGAGTAAAGATAGTGACAGAGGCGAGCAGCATCAGCACGCCGCTGGCGAGAAAGACGCCGCCTGCGCCCTGCAGGTCGAACATCCAGCCGCCCGCCGCAGCCCCGCCGGTGATCGCCAGCTGGATGGTGGCCACCAGCAGGCCGCCGCCCGATTCCGCGTCGTCCGGTACCGCGCGCGAGATCCAGGTGGACCAGCCGGTCGGCATCGAACCAAACGCCAGCCCCCACAGCGCCACGCCCGCGGCCACCAGCCAGGAGAGATCGGCAAAGCTCACCAGCAGCAGCGCGGTGGCGCTCATCACCAGCGCCATCGCGCTCAGCGTTAGCGATACGCTGCGCGTCACCAGGTAGCCCGCCAGCGAGGTGCCGAAGAAGTTCGCCACGCCAAACGCCAGCAGCACCAGCGAGAGCTGATTAAGGCTGAGCTGCGCGCTGCTCTCAAGGAACGGACGCAGGTAGGTAAAGAAGGCGAAGTGGCCGGTGAACATCATAATCACCGCCAGCATGCCCCAGCGCATCAGCCCGCTGCGCAGCAGATCGAGCACGCCGCCGCTGCGCGCTTTATTCTCTGGCGGCATCGCCGGCAGCGTAAAGCACTGCCAGATCAGCGCCAGCCCGCCCAGCCCGGCGGTCAGCATAAAGATATTGCGCCAGCCGATCAGGCCGCCAAGATAGCTGCCGAGCGGCGCGGCGATAATGGTTGCCAGCGAAATGCCGCTGAAAACGATCGACAGGGCGCGCGGCACCTGATCGCTGGGCACCAGCCGCATGGTGATAGCGGTAGAGAGCGTCCAGAAGCCGCCGATCGCCATGCCGAGCAGCACGCGCGCCAGCAGGATCAGCGTCAGGTTGCTCGCCAGCGCCACCAGCAGCGCCGAGGCGACCAGCAGCAGCGTAAAGGCCAGCATCACCACGCGGCGATCGAGCCGCCGCGTGACGCTGCCCACCACCAGACTGGTCAGCAATGCCACCAGCGCGGTCACCGTTACCGTTTGTCCCGCCTGCCCTTCCGACACCTGCAGCGAGGCGGCGATCGGCGTCAGCAGGCTGACCGGCAGAAATTCGGCGGTGATCAGGCCGAAGACCCCAAACGCCATTGAAAATACCGCGCCCCAGGCTGGACGCGCGGGTACGGAAACCTCATCAGCCACTTCGCTACTC encodes the following:
- a CDS encoding MFS transporter: MSLSSEVADEVSVPARPAWGAVFSMAFGVFGLITAEFLPVSLLTPIAASLQVSEGQAGQTVTVTALVALLTSLVVGSVTRRLDRRVVMLAFTLLLVASALLVALASNLTLILLARVLLGMAIGGFWTLSTAITMRLVPSDQVPRALSIVFSGISLATIIAAPLGSYLGGLIGWRNIFMLTAGLGGLALIWQCFTLPAMPPENKARSGGVLDLLRSGLMRWGMLAVIMMFTGHFAFFTYLRPFLESSAQLSLNQLSLVLLAFGVANFFGTSLAGYLVTRSVSLTLSAMALVMSATALLLVSFADLSWLVAAGVALWGLAFGSMPTGWSTWISRAVPDDAESGGGLLVATIQLAITGGAAAGGWMFDLQGAGGVFLASGVLMLLASVTIFTRVRHHG